The Macaca fascicularis isolate 582-1 chromosome 1, T2T-MFA8v1.1 genome includes a window with the following:
- the LOC135970324 gene encoding obscurin-like, protein MDQSQFSGAPRFLTRPKAFVVSVGKDATLSCQIVGNPTPQVSWEKDQQPVAAGARFRLAQDGDLYRLTILDLALGDSGQYVCRARNAIGEAFAAVGLQVDAEAACAEQAPHFLLRPTSIHVREGSEATFRCRVGGSPKPAVSWSKDGRRLGEPDGPRVRVEELGEASALRIRAARPRDGGTYEVRAENPLGAASAAAALVVDSDAADTASPPGTSTAALLAHLQRRREAMRAEGAPASPPSTGTRTCTVTEGKHARLSCYVTGEPKPETVWKKDGQLVTEGRRHVVYEDAQENFVLKILFCKQSDRGLYTCTASNLVGQTYSSVLVVVREPAVPFKKRLQDLEVREKESATFLCEVPQPSTEATWFKEETRLCASAKYGIEEEGTERRLTVRNVSADDDAVYICETQEGSRTVAELSVQGRRGGARGQLRGGSGGKEAPRREAGGARPDGLGGHGDGQGADGLGLRGTSWDRGRQGRDWGGKGR, encoded by the exons ATGGATCAGTCACAGTTCAGCGGGGCGCCCCGCTTCCTCACCCGGCCCAAGGCCTTCGTGGTGTCGGTGGGCAAGGACGCCACCCTCAGCTGCCAGATCGTGGGGAATCCCACGCCACAGGTGAGCTGGGAGAAGGACCAGCAGCCGGTGGCGGCGGGCGCGCGCTTTCGTCTGGCCCAGGACGGCGACCTCTACCGCCTCACTATCCTGGACCTGGCGCTGGGCGACAGTGGGCAATACGTGTGTCGCGCGCGCAATGCCATAGGCGAGGCCTTCGCCGCTGTGGGCCTGCAGGTGGACGCGGAGGCCGCCTGCGCCGAGCAGGCGCCGCACTTCCTGCTGCGGCCCACGTCCATCCACGTGCGCGAGGGCTCAGAGGCCACCTTCCGCTGCCGCGTGGGTGGCTCCCCGAAGCCGGCAGTGAGCTGGTCCAAGGACGGACGGCGCCTGGGTGAGCCCGACGGCCCCCGCGTGCGCGTGGAGGAGCTCGGTGAGGCGAGTGCGCTGCGCATTCGGGCGGCGCGGCCGCGCGACGGCGGCACTTATGAGGTCCGCGCCGAGAACCCGCTGGGCGCCGCCAGCGCCGCCGCTGCGCTCGTGGTGGACTCAGACGCCGCGGACACTGCCAGCCCTCCCGGGACCTCCACTGCCGCGCTCTTGGCGCACCTGCAGCGGCGGCGCGAGGCCATGCGCGCCGAGGGCGCCCCGGCCTCACCGCCCAGCACCGGCACGCGCACCTGCACTGTGACCGAAGGCAAGCACGCGCGCCTCAGCTGCTACGTGACCGGCGAGCCCAAGCCCGAGACGGTGTGGAAGAAGGACGGCCAGCTGGTGACCGAGGGCCGGCGCCACGTGGTGTACGAGGACGCGCAGGAGAACTTCGTGCTCAAGATCCTCTTCTGCAAGCAGTCGGACCGCGGCCTCTACACCTGCACGGCGTCCAACCTCGTGGGCCAGACCTACAGCTCCGTGCTGGTCGTAGTGCGCG AACCCGCGGTTCCCTTCAAAAAGCGGCTGCAAGATCTGGAGGTGCGGGAGAAGGAGTCGGCCACGTTCCTGTGCGAGGTGCCCCAGCCGTCCACTGAGGCCACGTGGTTCAAGGAGGAGACGCGGTTGTGCGCGAGCGCCAAGTACGGTATCGAGGAGGAGGGCACCGAGCGCCGCCTAACCGTGCGCAATGTCTCGGCCGACGACGACGCGGTGTACATCTGCGAAACGCAGGAGGGCAGCCGCACGGTGGCGGAGCTCTCAGTCCAAGGCAGGCGGGGCGGGGCACGGGGGCAGCTTCGGGGAGGTAGCGGGGGCAAGGAAGCACCGAGGAGGGAGGCGGGAGGAGCCAGGCCGGACGGGCTGGGTGGGCACGGGGACGGGCAGGGTGCGGACGGGCTGGGCTTGCGAGGTACGAGTTGGGACCGGGGCAGGCAGGGGCGGGACTGGGGCGGGAAGGGCAGGTAA